In one Dermochelys coriacea isolate rDerCor1 chromosome 20, rDerCor1.pri.v4, whole genome shotgun sequence genomic region, the following are encoded:
- the LOC119845754 gene encoding PAT complex subunit Asterix — MSSNSMADPRRPNKVLRYKPPSTENNPTLEDPTPDYMNLLGMIFSMCGLMLKLKWCAWIAVYCSFISFANSRSSEDTKQMMSSFMLSISAVVMSYLQNPQPMSPPW, encoded by the exons ATGTCCAGCAACAGCATGGCCGACCCGCGGCGGCCCAACAAGGTGCTGAG GTACAAGCCTCCATCTACAGAGAACAATCCCACGCTGGAAGATCCCACTCCAGATTACATGAACCTGCTGGGGATGATTTTCAGCATGTGCGGCTTAATGCTTAAA CTGAAGTGGTGTGCTTGGATTGCTGTCTATTGCTCCTTCATTAGCTTTGCCAACTCCAGAAGCTCAGAGGACACCAAACAGATGATGAGCAGCTTCAT GTTGTCTATCTCTGCTGTGGTGATGTCCTATCTACAGAATCCCCAACCCATGTCCCCGCCTTGGTGA
- the DHPS gene encoding deoxyhypusine synthase isoform X1, with the protein MESPGERFPAAAVAAVLKPSAGLPEESLQVRGYDFDRGLDHRALLQSYLTTGFQATSFGQAVQEINRMIAAKLEPLGEEEETHADLNPCRRQPSGCTIFLGYTSNLISSGIRETIRYLVQHNMVDVLVTTAGGVEEDLIKCLAPTYVGEFSLRGKELRQSGINRIGNLLVPNDNYCKFEDWLMPILDQMVAEQNMEAVKWTPSKMIARLGKEINNPESVYYWAQKNNIPVLSPALTDGSLGDMIFFHSYKNPGLVLDIVEDLRLINTQAIFAKKTGMIILGGGLVKHHIANANLMRNGADYAVYVNTAQEFDGSDSGARPDEAVSWGKIRMDAKPVKVYADASLVFPLLVAETFAQKASAFGSEKQHD; encoded by the exons atGGAGAGCCCCGGGGAGCGGTTCCCGGCCGCGGCCGTGGCGGCCGTGCTGAAGCCCAGCGCCGGGCTGCCCGAGGAGAGCCTGCAGGTGCGGGGCTACGACTTCGACCGCGGGCTGGATCACCGCGCCCTGCTCCAGTCCTACCTCACCACCGGCTTCCAGGCCACCAGCTTCGGGCAGGCCGTGCAGGAGATCAACAGGATg ATCGCGGCGAAGCTGGAGCCGCTGGGCGAGGAGGAGGAGACCCACGCCGACCTGAACCCCTGCCGCCGGCAGCCCTCGGGCTGCACCATCTTCCTGGGGTACACCTCCAACCTCATCAGCTCGGGCATCCGCGAGACCATCCGCTACCTGGTGCAGCACAACATG GTGGATGTGCTGGTCACCACAGCAGGTGGCGTGGAAGAGGATCTCATCAAATGCCTGGCACCTACCTACGTGGGGGAGTTCAGCCTGCGGGGGAAGGAGCTTCGGCAGAGCGGGATCAACAG GATCGGGAACCTGCTGGTGCCCAACGACAACTACTGCAAGTTCGAAGACTGGCTTATGCCCATCCTGGACCAGATGGTCGCTGAGCAGAACATGGAG GCTGTGAAATGGACCCCGTCCAAGATGATCGCACGACTGGGCAAGGAAATAAACAACCCTGAATCGGTCTATTACTGGGCACAGAAG AACAACATCCCGGTACTGAGCCCAGCCCTGACGGATGGATCCCTGGGGGACATGATCTTCTTCCACTCCTACAAGAACCCGGGTTTGGTGCTGGACATCGTGGAAG ATCTCCGGCTGATCAACACCCAGGCCATCTTCGCCAAGAAGACGGGCATGATCATCCTGGGAGGGGGGCTGGTCAAGCACCACATCGCCAACGCCAACCTGATG AGAAACGGTGCCGACTACGCCGTCTACGTTAACACGGCACAGGAGTTCGACGGCTCCGACTCAGGGGCGCGGCCAGACGAGGCGGTATCCTGGGGGAAGATCCGCATGGACGCCAAGCCAGTGAAG GTTTATGCCGACGCCTCCCTGGTTTTCCCGCTGCTGGTGGCCGAGACCTTCGCCCAGAAAGCCAGCGCCTTCGGCTCCGAGAAGCAGCATGACTGA
- the DHPS gene encoding deoxyhypusine synthase isoform X2: MESPGERFPAAAVAAVLKPSAGLPEESLQVRGYDFDRGLDHRALLQSYLTTGFQATSFGQAVQEINRMIAAKLEPLGEEEETHADLNPCRRQPSGCTIFLGYTSNLISSGIRETIRYLVQHNMVDVLVTTAGGVEEDLIKCLAPTYVGEFSLRGKELRQSGINRIGNLLVPNDNYCKFEDWLMPILDQMVAEQNMENNIPVLSPALTDGSLGDMIFFHSYKNPGLVLDIVEDLRLINTQAIFAKKTGMIILGGGLVKHHIANANLMRNGADYAVYVNTAQEFDGSDSGARPDEAVSWGKIRMDAKPVKVYADASLVFPLLVAETFAQKASAFGSEKQHD, encoded by the exons atGGAGAGCCCCGGGGAGCGGTTCCCGGCCGCGGCCGTGGCGGCCGTGCTGAAGCCCAGCGCCGGGCTGCCCGAGGAGAGCCTGCAGGTGCGGGGCTACGACTTCGACCGCGGGCTGGATCACCGCGCCCTGCTCCAGTCCTACCTCACCACCGGCTTCCAGGCCACCAGCTTCGGGCAGGCCGTGCAGGAGATCAACAGGATg ATCGCGGCGAAGCTGGAGCCGCTGGGCGAGGAGGAGGAGACCCACGCCGACCTGAACCCCTGCCGCCGGCAGCCCTCGGGCTGCACCATCTTCCTGGGGTACACCTCCAACCTCATCAGCTCGGGCATCCGCGAGACCATCCGCTACCTGGTGCAGCACAACATG GTGGATGTGCTGGTCACCACAGCAGGTGGCGTGGAAGAGGATCTCATCAAATGCCTGGCACCTACCTACGTGGGGGAGTTCAGCCTGCGGGGGAAGGAGCTTCGGCAGAGCGGGATCAACAG GATCGGGAACCTGCTGGTGCCCAACGACAACTACTGCAAGTTCGAAGACTGGCTTATGCCCATCCTGGACCAGATGGTCGCTGAGCAGAACATGGAG AACAACATCCCGGTACTGAGCCCAGCCCTGACGGATGGATCCCTGGGGGACATGATCTTCTTCCACTCCTACAAGAACCCGGGTTTGGTGCTGGACATCGTGGAAG ATCTCCGGCTGATCAACACCCAGGCCATCTTCGCCAAGAAGACGGGCATGATCATCCTGGGAGGGGGGCTGGTCAAGCACCACATCGCCAACGCCAACCTGATG AGAAACGGTGCCGACTACGCCGTCTACGTTAACACGGCACAGGAGTTCGACGGCTCCGACTCAGGGGCGCGGCCAGACGAGGCGGTATCCTGGGGGAAGATCCGCATGGACGCCAAGCCAGTGAAG GTTTATGCCGACGCCTCCCTGGTTTTCCCGCTGCTGGTGGCCGAGACCTTCGCCCAGAAAGCCAGCGCCTTCGGCTCCGAGAAGCAGCATGACTGA
- the LOC119845752 gene encoding WD repeat domain-containing protein 83, which yields MAFPEPKPKKPELPKKLVQNLECKQGAVRAVRFNVDGNYCLTCGSDKSLKLWNPHKGTLLKTYSGHGYEVLDAAGSFDNSQLCSCGADKTVVLWDVASGQVIRKFRGHAGKVNCVQFNEEATVILSGSIDSSVRCWDCRSRRPDPIQILDEAKDGVSSLKVSDYEILSGSVDGRVRRYDLRAGELYSDYVGSPVTSVCFSKDGQCTLAASLDSTLRLLDKDTGELLGEYTGHKNTAYKLDCCLSEKDTHVASCSEDGKVYFWDLVEGSLPLSLPVGKGVVQSLSFHPSEPGLLTATEGRVQFWREESHTAGEQPPGC from the exons ATGGCGTTTCCTGAACCAAAGCCCAAGAAGCCAGAACTGCCAAAGAAGCTGGTGCAGAATCTGGAGTGCAAACAGGGAGCAGTCAGGGCAGTGAGGTTTAATG TGGATGGAAATTACTGTCTCACCTGCGGAAGCGACAAGTCCCTGAAGCTGTGGAACCCCCACAAGGGGACCCTCCTGAAGACCTACAGCGGCCATGGCTATGAAGTGTTGGATGCGGCTGG CTCCTTCGATAacagccagctctgctcctgcgGGGCCGACAAAACAGTCGTCCTGTGGGACGTAGCCAGTGGGCAGGTGATCCGCAAGTTCAGAGGTCACGCGGGG AAGGTGAACTGCGTGCAGTTCAACGAGGAGGCCACTGTGATCCTGTCGG GCTCAATTGATTCCAGCGTCCGCTGCTGGGACTGCCGCTCACGCAGACCCGACCCAATCCAGATCCTGGATGAAGCAAAGGACGGGGTGTCCAGCCTGAAAGTGTCAGATTACGAGATCCTCTCTGG ctctgtggaCGGCCGCGTCCGGCGCTACGACCTGCGCGCAGGGGAGCTGTACTCGGATTACGTTGGAA GTCCTGTCACCAGCGTGTGTTTCAGCAAGGACGGGCAGTGCACGCTGGCTGCCAGCCTGGACTCCACCCTGCGTCTGCTGGACAAGGACACCGGGGAGCTGCTGGGAGA ATACACCGGCCACAAGAACACTGCCTACAAGCTGGATTGCTGCCTGAGTGAGAAGGACACGCACGTGGCCAGCTGCTCGGAGGACGGGAAGGTGTATTTCTGGGACCTGGTTGAG ggCTCCCTGCCGCTGAGCCTGCCCGTCGGTAAAGGCGTGGTCCAGTCCCTGTCCTTCCACCCCAGCGAGCCCGGCCTGCTCACCGCCACTGAGGGGCGCGTGCAGTTCTGGAGAGAGGAGTCCCACACGGCAGGGGAGCAGCCACCAGGCTGTTGA
- the LOC119845753 gene encoding guanine nucleotide-binding protein G(I)/G(S)/G(O) subunit gamma-7-like, which yields MLGKVVSCNHTSQDQRAVEQLWTEAGLERMKVSQAASELLQYCRAHAQSDPLLTSVPASANPFRVKKTCSIL from the exons ATGTTGGGGAAGGTGGTCAGCTGCAATCACACAAGCCAGGACCAGAGGGCAGTGGAGCAGCTGTGGACAGAAGCTGGGCTAGAGAGAATGAAG GtctcccaggcagccagtgagCTGCTGCAGTACTGCCGGGCCCATGCCCAGAGCGACCCGCTGCTGACCagtgtccctgcctctgccaacCCCTTCAGAGTCAAGAAAACCTGCAGCATCCTGTGA